DNA from Parageobacillus thermoglucosidasius:
AATAGCCCGATTTCATCATAATAATGCAGTGTGCGCACACTAATGCCAACTAAATCTGCCACTTCTTTCACTTTCATTGCCATCATTTCGGCCTCCCTTCAACATTCACTATAAAGTATCACGTGACGTGAGAGTCAACATATGTTTTGAAAAATATTGCATTCGATGCACAAAATATGCATAACACCGTTCAGAGATCCGAACGGTGTTAACTAAACAAAGCCATCTGTAAACGCAAAATGACCTTATTTTTTTCCAATTAAAACATCTAGATCGATGGTTATTTCGGATAAATTCATGTTTAACAATGCCTCTATCTTTTCCGCTGTTGCAGACCATGATAAAGGAGTCATGCGAATCAACGGTGAAATCAGCGCTTTACTCAAAGAAACACTGTAACACAACCGAAACATGTCCACAGTTTCAAAGTTAGCATTAAATCTTCGAACTATCTTTTGATTAGAATAAGACTGCTTTTCTGGTTCATCAAAGAAAACTTCTCTTAGTTCTTTCAGATAATCACTTCGAGGAACCACTTTTATGACGATGCCGTTGTCATTCAGCAGTCTTTGGAATTCTTTATAGTTTGCTGGCGACAGGATGTTAAGGATTACGTCAAATGTGTTGCTCTTAAAAGGGCTGTGTGCAAGATCAGCGACGCACCAAATCATGTTTGAATGATGCTTAGCTGCTACCAAAATACCCTCTTTCGCTATATCAATCCCCACTCCCAATACTTCACCGGTGGAATGAGAACTGATTTTCTGCTTGATCCTGGATAAATGCGATCCCTCTCCGCATCCTGTGTCTAGTATTTTTACCGTTTCTTCCTCTAAACGCACGTCATTTTTTATCCATTCACTAACCATCCTGTATAACGGTTCAAAAAATCCACTTTCAGCAATAATCTTACGTGATTCAAATAATTCTTTATCGTACCTCGATGCGAGAGAACGAGTCATCAAATTTACATATCCCTGCTTGGCGATATCAAAAGTATGGTTGTTAGAGCAAATTAAACTTTTCAAGTCCACGATTCCCATAGGAGACGAACAAATTGGACATTGGAAAATCTTTTCAAATTTATTGATCAGTTCGGCGCATATGATTTTTTTGCTCATTTAACAATGCCCCCACCTTTTATAATAATTAGTTATTTTTGTGCTTTTTGGCTTTTGGCCAGTACGGACGTTGAACATACTGGACCATCGTATGGAAAACAATCCCCCACTGAATTTCATTCAGCAAACAAATGGCTATATTTCGGTTGACGCCGAGATTTCGAACCAAACGGGTTATTTGCGGAGGAGTAAACACTCCTTTCAACGCTTCGTACAATGGCAGTTGCGGATATTTCAAAGCATATTCAGCCAACCCTAAAAAACTGTCATGATATTTGTATGGAATGCTAAGTTTCTTTTTCCTCCGTATGATTAAGATGGCGGAATCTACCTTTGGTGGAGGGGAAAAGTTTTCACGAGAAATTTCTCTTACATATCCTAAATCAAACCACATTCGCCACTTTAAAATAAGCGGATTCGTAATGGGATAAGAAGTGAAACGCTTAGCTGCTCCTTTTTCCATCACTAACACGGCTCTTTGTAATGAATTAGCAGGTTGATGAAGAAGCATTTTCATAATTGGCGTCGTAATAGCATATGGGATGCCAGCTACGACAATAAAAGGTTCTTTAGGAAGATGAAGCTTTAAAATATCTTGTTGAATAACTTTAATATTAGGATAAGCTTCCGCTTTTTTCTTAAGAATCTCTACAAAGCGAGGGTCATACTCTACAGCGATAACCTTTCCTGCTTTTTCTGCCACCGGAAACGTCAATGCTCCTTTTCCCGCTCCAAGATCCAATACGGTGTCATTAGAAGTCAAATTTGCTATTTGAATTAAGTCATTAATGATCCGCTTGTTATGCAAAAGATGTTGACCAGAAAAATTAGGCCACTCTATATATTTGCGAATCTTACGATTACGTTTATTTTGTTTTTTCATATAGATCCTCCATTACTTTGACAAAATAAAAAAACACAGGCGATCTGCCTGTGTTTCAGTAAAGGAATATGGACCTATCTAAGAAACCAAAAAGGATCAGTGATTTTCAGAAGAAAACGATGATTCATTTCCCGGTCACAATTCTGGCCTTCCAATAAAGAATGGCATACTTAACTTAACCTGCCCACACGTCATAAAATAACAGCAAAAAAACCAAATGCATGCGGTGTGGATAAAAATACGAAGAAACATTCCTTATCGAATATTGTTGAAAGAAAAACAAAAAAGGGGGCAGATTCGCCCCCTATTTTTCCGCATTATTATAAAACAACAGGGTTCCTTAAAAATAGGCAGACCAATCCCATTTACTCTACACACAGGCAGAGCCTTTGAACGTATTCAATTACCCGTTCAAAGCTTGGGATCGAAGTCTGATAAATGTCACAAGGAAACCCTCCATTTTCAAAAATCAATAGTAGTATAACATAATCATTAACTTATAAACAACAGGAAAAAATTCATCCCATAAAACTGTTATTAAAGCAAAAAAGGCTCATCTTTCGAATTTTAAAATCTTTTGATTCTCTCTGCTTAGCGGGCTTCCGTGAAAAAATAACAGAGAACGCATATCTCTCCCCGTAATCCGTGAAGGCTTTCATTATTGGCTCTATTACACAACCAAACACACTTATTAAGTGGATAACTGACTCCCATCTATCCAGCACTGTGAGATTGCTCTTCACGTAACCTTGCTAAAAACACACCTAGAAGTACAGTGAAAAAATCCGTTTTTTATTTCATCATTTGTTTAATGAACTCTTTATTTTGTTCTTTAAAGATTTCGTTATGTGAAGAAACCATCCCAAACGGAGCAGCCATAGGCTCAATAAACCGTTTAGCGCTGTTGACCGCATTTGCTGCGTCTTGAAAAGCACCGATGATTAAATTTAATTTTCCGTCATATTTTAAAATATCACCAGCCGCATAAAGCCCGGGGACGGAGGACTCACAATTCGCATTGCCTGCAATATAATCATTATCGACCATTTTTATATCTAACTCACTATTGTCAAGTAATGATGTATCACGTTCATAACCGTGATTAACAATCACTTCATCCACCGGCAAATAGATAACTTCTCCCGTTTCATGGTTTGTCAGCTCGACACGGTCAATGATTTCATGATTCGCACTGGCGATTAATTTGGTAATCGACGTATTAAAATAACAAACGGCTGAACTATTCAATAACTGCGTTACTTGTGATTCATGACCTTTTAACTCTTCTTTTCGATAGGTTAAGTACACTTTTTTGGCAATCGGCACTAATTCATTCGCCCAATCGATAGCAGAGTTGCCGCCGCCAGAAATGATCACGGTTTTATCTTTAAAGCGCTTTAATGATTTCACCGCATAATGTAAATTCGTTACCTCAAATTTTTCTGCCCCTTCTATCTCCAGTTTTTTCGGCTTTAAGATGCCACTTCCTACCGCCACAATTACTGTCTTTGAAAAATGCTGCTGTCCGGAAGCCGTCGATAACACAAAAATGCCATCATTCTGCCGCTTCATGGACACTACCTTTTCATTTAATATGACCGTAGGATGAAACGTTAACCCTTGTTTTACTAATTGTTTCATTAACTGTTCTCCTGTTATGGGCGCATGCCCTCCCACATCCCAAATTATTTTCTCAGGATAGACATGCAGTTTCCCACCTAACTGCGGCTGACATTCAATCAGCTTTGTCTTCATCTTCCGCAGCCCGCTGTAGAAAGCAGCGTAAAGCCCTGCTGGCCCTCCGCCAATAATCGTCACATCATACAGTTCTTCCCGTTCCATCGGCTTCACCTCACATGGCAATCATCAACGATTATCATTCTCAATAAAATATATCTCTTTTTCTCCTCTTTTACAATATGATTATTGACAATCTGAACAAATTTCTTTACATTGTATAGTGTACTACATTGATAATGATTATCGTTATTAACCGTTTTTTTCAAGAACAGGAGGTGAAATCCATGGTTCGCCTGTACACGCAGGATTTAAATATTGGCTATCATGAACAGTTAATTGTGAAAAATTTGAACATCCAAATTCCTGATCAAAAAATTACAGCCATTATCGGACCGAATGGCTGCGGCAAATCCACCCTCTTAAAAACATTGACGCGGATTATAACGCCTCAATCAGGAACAGTCGTTTTAGATGGAAAACAAATTTTCCATGAAAATACAAAAATCCTTGCAAGAAAGATGGCGATTCTTCCCCAAACACCGGAAAGTCCAGGCGGGCTGACAGTCGGAGAACTCGTTTCCTACGGCCGCTTTCCTTACCAAAAAGGATTCGGACACTTAACGAAAAAAGATTATGAAGTCATTGATTGGGCGCTGGAAGTAACAGGGACGATCGAGTTTAAATACCGCCCTGTCGATTCGCTGTCTGGCGGGCAACGCCAGCGTGTGTGGATCGCCATGGCGCTTGCCCAAGAAACGGACATTATTTTCCTTGATGAACCGACTACCTATTTAGATATGGCCCATCAGCTTGAAGTATTGGAGCTATTGCAAAAACTGAACGTTGAACAAGGCCGGACGATCATCATGGTTCTCCATGATTTAAACCAAGCGGCCCGTTTCGCGGATTATATTATCGCTTTGAAAGACGGAAAAATTGTGAAAGCCGGAAACGGCGACGAAGTGATGACACGTGATGTGCTCAAACAAGTATTTCATATTGATGCCGAAATCGGGCGAGACCCTCGGACGAACAAACCGATATGCCTGACATATCACTTACTGAAAGGAGAATAAAGAAATGAAAAAACTGTTGATCCCCTTCATCGTGCTGATTGTACTAGTAATGAGCGCTTGCGGCGGCAAGACAACTGAAAATAAAGACAATTCCGCCGCAAAAGAAAAGGAACCAGAAACGATTACGTATCAATCCGAAAACGGGCCAATCGAGGTTCCTGCCCATCCGAAACGTGTGGTTGTGCTGTCCTCTTTCGCCGGTCATGTGATGGCCTTAGGCGTCAATATCGTTGGTGTCGATCAATGGTCGAAAATGAACCCTCGCTTTCAAGACAAGCTGAAAAATGCCGAGGTAGTGACTGACGAAGATATCGAAAAAATCATAGAATTAAATCCAGATTTGATTATTGGTTTGTCTAACACAAAGAACGTCGATAAATTAAGCAAAATTGCTCCAACTGTCACATATACGTACGGAAAAGTTGACTACTTAACACAATTTTTAGAAATCGGCAAACTGTTAAATAAAGAAAAAGAGGCGAAAGCGTGGATCGATGACTTTAAAAAACGGGCGCAACAAGCCGGAGAAGAAATAAAAGCGAAAATTGGCGAAAATGCCACTGTTTCTGTCATCGAAAACTTCGATAAACAACTTTATGTTTTTGGAAATAACTGGGGCAGAGGTACTGAAATTCTTTATCAAGAAATGAAGTTAAAAATGCCTAAAAAAGTGGAAGAAATGGCATTAAAACAAGGTTATTATGCACTGTCATTAGAAGCGCTGCCTCAGTTCGCCGGCGACTATTTAATCATTAGCAAAAATCCGGATGGCGACACTTCATTCCAGCAAACGGAAACATACAAAAACCTTCCGGCAGTAAAAAACCACCGGGTGTTTGAGGCAAATGCGAAAGAGTTCTATTTTAATGATCCGATCACACTAGAGTACCAGCTCGATTTCTTTAAAAAACATTTTTTAGGTGAGTAAACGGAAAAGACGAGGAATTCTTAAACATTAAGAATTCCTCGTTTAAGTGTTCCAAAGAAAAAAGAAAAGAGAGGATAAACATGACGGCAAAAACGGAACGGTCGATCCCGTTTATCTATAAGTTCATTGTTGCCATCTTTGCGCTTGCCGGGATGTTTTTGATCGCTATGGTGCTAGGCGCGGCAAATACGACCATCAAAGATGTCTGGCTTGCCCTCACTTCCCATGTAAAAAATGAACAAATTTTAATTATTCGCGAGCTCCGCCTGCCACGTGAAATTGCTGCGGTATTTGTCGGAGCCGCATTAGCCACTTCCGGTGCGATTATGCAAGGGATCACGAGAAACCCGCTTGCTGATCCTGGCCTGCTTGGATTAACAGCCGGCGCCAATGCAGCATTGGCCATTACAATGGCCTTCATTCCCTCGGCCAATTATTTTAGCATCACGATTGCCTGTTTTATCGGGGCAGCTGTCGGATCGATGATGGTTTTCGGCATTGGCGCGATGAAAAAAGGAGGCTTTTCACCACTTCGAATGGTGCTAGCCGGCGCTGCTGTTTCCACATTCTTATACGCAATCTCAGAAGGAGTCGGCATTTACTTTAAAATTTCAAAAGATGTGTCGATGTGGACGGCAGGAGGATTTATCGGAACTTCCTGGCGTCAGCTTCAAGTCATTGTTCCCTTTATTGCAATCGGCATGCTTATTTCGCTTTTTTTCTCAAGACAGCTGACCATTCTTAGCCTCAATGAAGAAGTGGCAGTCGGGTTAGGCCAAAAAACGACGCAAATAAAAACGATCCTATTCTTTGCCATTATCCTGCTCACTGGCGCTTCGGTGGCGCTTGCCGGAAATATGACGTTCATCGGTTTAATGGTGCCGCATATTGTTCGGGCAATGGTGGGAACGGATTACCGTTTTGTCCTGCCAATGTCAGCGATTTTAGGAGCGACTTTGACGCTTTTGGCTGATACACTTGGCCGGACGATCAACGCACCGTATGAAACGCCAGTGGCGGCAATCGTTGCGATCATGGGCCTGCCTTTCTTCCTGTTTATTGTGCATAAAGGGGGGAAAACACTCTCATGATTCAATCAGCGTTAATCAAAAAACAACGGCGGATTCTCGTTATTTTACTGATATTGATCATGGCAACAATCGTGATCGGGATGGGAACAGGTTATTCCTCCCTATCTTATGACCGGCTGATTCCCGTCCTTTTCGGCCAAGGCACGTTTAAAGAAGAATTTATTTTATTTTCCATCCGCCTGCCGCGGATTGTGATCACACTGCTGGCCGGGATGGCCCTCGCGTTGTCGGGCGCTATTTTGCAAGGAATCACTCGGAACGATTTAGCGGATCCCGGCATTTTAGGCATTAATTCTGGCGCCGGCGTTGGAGTGGCGTTGTTCTTTTTGTTTTTCCCTATACAGTCGAATTCCTTTGCTTACTTGATTCCGCTTATCGCCTTTATTAGCGCTTTACTGACGGCGTGTTTCATTTATTTGCTATCATATAACCGAAACGCAGGGTTTCAGCCAGTAAGGTTGGTGCTTATCGGAGTCGGATTTTCCATGGCGCTTTCTGGGGCCATGATTGTGCTCATTTCCTCTGCCGAACGGACAAAAGTAGATTTTATCGCCAAATGGCTGGCCGGAAATATATGGGGTGATGATTGGCCGTTTATATTAGCCATTCTTCCATGGTTAATTGTCCTGATACCATTGACATTATACAAAGCAAACCGGTTGAATATATTAGAATTAAATGAACCGATGGCAATCGGAGTCGGATTAGAAATTCAAAAAGAGCGCATTTTATTGATGATCACTGCTGTTGCGCTAGCCGCTGCCGCCGTTTCCGTCACCGGAGGAATTGCATTTATCGGCCTCATGGCTCCGCATATCGCAAAAGCATTAATAGGGCCGAGAAACCAACTATTTATCCCGATCGCAATTCTGATGGGCGGATGGCTTTTATTATTCGCTGACACCATCGGGCGCAATATAGCAGACGGTATTCCAACAGGCATCATCGTTTCTTTAATCGGCGCGCCATATTTTATTTATTTATTACTGAGAAAATAATGTTCTGCCATAGCAATCAGCGGCATCTTGTTTGACATCCGTCCTGTCCAACCGTCACATTGCAATATAAACGCACACCATCATGATATAGGGCCAAAAAAAATACAGGCAATCTTTGGTTAACCATCAGAAGAATATTTCGGCTGTCGGAGACAGTAACTTTGGCTTTACGACCAAAACCGAACAACGATCCGCTGAACGAACATGAATAAGCCAAGAAGCGGTGTTGTTCGGTTGCCGGCATCCGGGAAAAGGACTTAAACTTTTCATATGGATAAATACTTGGTTACATTTTTTTATAAAAATATCCCCCTATAGCAAACAGTATCTTTCATTTTCTGTCCGCATATAAGGAGATCATTCATGATGATACTTTCAATCTAGCCGGATAGGATGATCATGCTCTTCTCGAGGCAAACCGCAAGGCACGGCTGACTAAAGCTGGCAATACCGATACGTGACCTTCTCCCTTAAATTCCTCAAACTCAACATATACTCCGCGATCGGCAAGAGCGGACAGGCGTTCTGCCAACTCCTTTGCGTTATTACTTATGCGGCTTTTATGGCTTTTCTCTAATTCTCCGACTGCCAACAAAACGTCAACGTTTAGCGTTTCTCGCTGCAAACGGGACACGAATTGTTGCTCCGCTTCGCGAAGAAATCGCTTGTTCCAATGAATGGATGGGCTTCCCGCAATATACGTCCGGAAGGCCGCCGGCTTGGTGAAAAGCACAGACAGCGCAAAAAGCCCGCCAAGTGAATGCCCAAAGAGCGCTTGCCTCTCTCTGTCAATTGGGAACTCACCTTCTATCTCCGGCTTTAATTCTTCTTCAATAAATGTTAAGAAAGCTTCCGCCCCTCCTAATTCCGGCCATGCGGCTCCGTCGGGCCTGGCAGGCAGTTCGTCAACGGACACCGGCATAGTAAAATCATAAAAACGCGCAGGGGCAAACGGCATTTCTGTCGGATAACCAATGCCGACGATCACGGTTGGAACGACTCCCGTCTTGTCAGATCGGTTCGCTTGCACACGCATCGCTTCCACCATCGTTCCGAACACGGCATTAGCATCTAGCAAATAGATAACCGGAAACCCCGAAGGAGGCGGATCGCCATCAGGTTTGGCCACAAAAATCTGATATTCGCGGTTCCCAGCACGCGAATGCATTATGCGCTGTTCTGTCCGCGGTATGGTGAACTCGCGGACAGTAGTGTTCTTGACCATCATCGAAGTCTGTTCCATTTTCTTGTGGGCCACCGCTGATCCCTCCTCTACATCTTAATTATTTATGCATGATGCTTGTCGGCGGACAACCAACACCCGCAGGCAGATCTGTTTCGTTCGAATACAGCCATTTCAGCGCTTCAGGGAATCGTTTCGAAAAAAATATGCGGCCATGCGGTGCGCCTTCTTCAAGGACAAACCGCAATCTTTCGCTGGCCAATCCGTTATTCATCAATATGGTGCAGGCTTCTTTCGTTTTTGAAACCATCTCTTTCTGAATACTCTGCTTCCCGATTCCCTCTATGCTTCCCACATCCATATACATTTTCAGTCCGGGATCGATGTTTTTCGATTGCATAAAACCGATGAAGCCTTCGTACCAAAACGATCCTGATATCGAACCGATTTTTCCAAACACATTAGGGTACAAATAAGCAGCATAAATGGAAATCAGCCCTCCGAGCGACGCCCCGATTATTCCCGTTTGTTGCCGGCGGCCATCCGTCTTATATTTTCTGTCAATATAAGGTTTTAATTTTTCTACAAGAAACGAAAGATAATCGGAGCCCTGTCCGCCAAAATCGGCATATTTATCGGACAGTGCTTTAGCATGCCACGGCGTATATTCATCCAACCGGTTTTTCGGCTCAATGCCAACCAGTAAAAGCTCTCCAAGTTCACCATTAGCGAACATGCATTCTAATCGCGCCAAGGAATTATTCTGGCGAGGATCGAATAAGTCACCGCCATCCTGTACATAAACAACCGGGAATGCCGCTCTGCTTGTTTCATAAGAGGGAGGAAGATAGATGAAGAGTTCCCTCCCGGCAAAGGACTCTGTAACTAATGTGCCGTTCATATCGCTCTCCTCCTTAGCCCCAAATCAGGCTTGATCAAAGACAGTGATCAAATGAGCGGCAGGAATTCTTGGTTGTGCAGATGGAATTTTCGCAGGATATCCGATATGAAGATTGCCTACCACCTTTTCCACAGGCTGGATTCCCATTGTTTCCCGGAAGATGGGTTCATGTAGCCATCCGTATGTTTCCCACACCATTCCGATTCCCTTCTCCCATGCCAATAAACTAAAGTTGTGGATAACGCAACTAGTCGACGCATAATCTTCTTCCCTGACAATCAGATTCGGATCTTCCCTCATCAGGACAGTTAAAATCATCGGAATGGACATGATTTTATTGTAAAATTTTTGTCCAACTTCTTTCTTTTTGCTTGGATCCGGTTCTTTGCTCTCTTTGATTTTCCGCACCGCCTCGGCGATCTTCCTGCGTCCTTCACCATAAGTGAGAATAAAACGCCACGGCTGCGTCATACGGTGATTGGGCACCCAAACGGCGGTGTCCAGCAGTTCCATCACAAGTTCGGGAGATACGGGGCGATCCTCGAAAACATGAATCGAGCGGCGTTCTCTCAACAATTGGCTAAGTTCCATAACCATCCTCCATTTCACCTTATGGACAAGGTCTTTGTCTTCCTACACTCTCGTTTTAAACAACAAGTACACAAAATAAGGGATACCAATGATGGAAATGACAACCCCGACAGGCAGCTCGACTGGGGAAAAGACGGTTTTGGCAATAAAATCGGAAACGATGACTAAAAGCATGCCGATAGTCCCGCATACGGGAAGCGCCCGATAATGATGAATGCCGACTAAACGTTTGGCAATGTGAGGGGCAAGCAAACCGACAAACCCAATATTTCCTGATACGGACACACACGCGCTCACGATGCCGATGCTGGTTAAAAGCAGTATATTTTTTTCTTTTTCCGTGGAGACTCCCAAGCCTTTCGCACTTTCTTCTCCTAATTGAAGCAGATCAAGAATATACGATTTTCTGATGATAATGGGAATTAAAATAACAAGCCATGGCAACATGGAAGTGATATATTGCCAATTGGCATTCCAAATGCTTCCTGTGAACCATACCGTCGCCATCTCGAAATCCTGTGGGTTCATTTTCAGTGATAAGTATAAAGACAAGGCCCCGAGACCGGAACCTGCTGCGATCCCGACTAAGATCAGGCGCTGGGGATCCAATCTCCCGTCCCGCCAAGCAAAAAAGTAAATCAGAACAGCAGTTCCCAGACCGCCAATCCATCCAAACAACGGCATCGCCAAAATGGACAACCATCCACTTCCTGTTATTCGTCCCTCAAAGAAAAACATAAAAATGACAATCGCAGCTCCCGCTCCCGCATTAATGCCTAAAATCCCGGGATCGGCCAGCCCGTTTCTGCTTATCCCTTGTATCGCGGCTCCCGCGACGCCGAGACCGAACCCGACAAGGGCGGCAACTATAATGCGAGGCAGCCGAAAGTCAAAAATGACCAAATCATGCTCCGGAACAGGATGGATTCGCAGCAAAGTTTTTAACACTTCCATCACTGTCATATCAAATACGCCATTCGTCAGACTGACATAAACCGCAATGAGCACAATCCCGAAATTGACGAGCAGCACTGTCCAATAGCGCCCCGCCGAGTTTTTAAGCATGTTTCCCTCCTCCTCTCTTGTAAATTAAATAGAGGAAGAAAGGCACTCCTATCAAGGAAGTGACGACCCCGATCGGCGTCTCAAACGGATAGTTCAAGAACCTGCTGAAGATATCGGAAAGTGCCAAAAAAATGGCTCCGAGAACGCCGGCGCAAGGAATAATCCACCGATAATCAACCCCAACTAAAAACCGGGTGATATGAGGAATAATCAGGCCCACGAATCCGATATTACCAGCCAAAGCGACGGAAATGCCGGTTAAAATGACGACGCTGGCGACAGCCATTGCCTTAACCAGCGTCGTTCTCTGCCCCAAGCTCACGGACACTTCCTCGCCCAATGAGAGAATCGTGATCGATTTGGAAATAAAGAGCGCGAGCGCGATTCCGACCAGCGCAAAAGGCACCGCAAGTTTGATCATATCGGGATCCATCTGGTGCAGCCGGGCATTGTACCAAAAACTGACGTTTTGTGAAACTTGAAAATAGGAAGCCATGGCGGCTGAGACGCTGCTCAGAAATGTGCCGATAATGGTGCCGATGATCGCCATTCGGACCGGAGACATTCCATTCGGCAAGAGTGACGCGAGCCCGAAGACGATGCCCACAGCGAACAGCGAGCCAATCAGTGAATACATAATCATATCCAAAGAAGAGGCTCCCGGCGCCAAAATCATACAAAGTGTAATGGCAAAAACCGAGCCGTCAGAAACCCCCATAATAGAAGGGGACGCAAGGTAGTTTCTTGTCATTCCTTGCATGATGGCCCCTGACATGGCTAGGAACGCTCCGATAAGAAGCGCTCCGATCACCCTTGGCAGCCGGGAATGCATCACAATTTGATGGTTCACATTGCCCGGATCAAAATGGAAAATCGCATTCCAAACCGTCTCCCAATCGATATTTTTCGCTCCATATAGAATAGATGCCATGATGGTAAACACCACTACAATCGGGGAGAGCCAAAGTATGAAAGCTGGCGAAACAATCTTTGAACGCATATTATGCTACCGCCTTGTTTTATTCATTGCCAAGCTTCTCCACAACCGCTTTCAAGAAATGGATTTTGCTCCATGCCGTACCGCCTTGTGCGAGCGGATCCACAACATTCACAAACACTTTGTTATTTTTGACTGCATTGATGCTTTGCCAAATCGGGTTGTTTTGCAAGTTTTTCAGTGCATCAGGCTGATCCTTGTTCTCATCCTCCGAGAATTGCACAAAGATATAATCTGGATTCATTTCACTAAATTTTTCAAGAGAGATCATTTCCTGCGTTTGTGCGTTTTTGATCTCTTGTGGTGCTGTCAGTCCCAAATCCATGTACAGCGAAGGGTTGAAAAACACATCTTCTCGATAAATCATGATATTGCCGCCTCTGATGCGGATCACAACGACTTTTTTATCTTTCAGCCGATCGCCTAACTTCGCTTTCGCTGCCGCGAGCTCCTCCTTATACTCCTTCAATACTTTCTCAGCGACGTCTTGCTTGCCTGTCAATTCCGCAAGAAGGCGCAGGTTTGCTTCCCAATTTGTCGATATATGGGAAACCGGAATCGTCGGAGCGATTTTCTCTAATTTTTGGATGACATCCGGCGGGAATTTTGCCGTTGCGAAAATCACATCTGGTTTTAGTTTTAATATCGTTTCTATATTAGGCTGTGCCTTTTCGCCAATCGATACAGTAGAATCTGTTATTTCCTTGAACATGTCAGGAAACTTGCCGCCGACCGTGA
Protein-coding regions in this window:
- a CDS encoding putative RNA methyltransferase; translated protein: MSKKIICAELINKFEKIFQCPICSSPMGIVDLKSLICSNNHTFDIAKQGYVNLMTRSLASRYDKELFESRKIIAESGFFEPLYRMVSEWIKNDVRLEEETVKILDTGCGEGSHLSRIKQKISSHSTGEVLGVGIDIAKEGILVAAKHHSNMIWCVADLAHSPFKSNTFDVILNILSPANYKEFQRLLNDNGIVIKVVPRSDYLKELREVFFDEPEKQSYSNQKIVRRFNANFETVDMFRLCYSVSLSKALISPLIRMTPLSWSATAEKIEALLNMNLSEITIDLDVLIGKK
- the erm gene encoding 23S ribosomal RNA methyltransferase Erm is translated as MKKQNKRNRKIRKYIEWPNFSGQHLLHNKRIINDLIQIANLTSNDTVLDLGAGKGALTFPVAEKAGKVIAVEYDPRFVEILKKKAEAYPNIKVIQQDILKLHLPKEPFIVVAGIPYAITTPIMKMLLHQPANSLQRAVLVMEKGAAKRFTSYPITNPLILKWRMWFDLGYVREISRENFSPPPKVDSAILIIRRKKKLSIPYKYHDSFLGLAEYALKYPQLPLYEALKGVFTPPQITRLVRNLGVNRNIAICLLNEIQWGIVFHTMVQYVQRPYWPKAKKHKNN
- a CDS encoding NAD(P)/FAD-dependent oxidoreductase, whose translation is MEREELYDVTIIGGGPAGLYAAFYSGLRKMKTKLIECQPQLGGKLHVYPEKIIWDVGGHAPITGEQLMKQLVKQGLTFHPTVILNEKVVSMKRQNDGIFVLSTASGQQHFSKTVIVAVGSGILKPKKLEIEGAEKFEVTNLHYAVKSLKRFKDKTVIISGGGNSAIDWANELVPIAKKVYLTYRKEELKGHESQVTQLLNSSAVCYFNTSITKLIASANHEIIDRVELTNHETGEVIYLPVDEVIVNHGYERDTSLLDNSELDIKMVDNDYIAGNANCESSVPGLYAAGDILKYDGKLNLIIGAFQDAANAVNSAKRFIEPMAAPFGMVSSHNEIFKEQNKEFIKQMMK
- a CDS encoding ABC transporter ATP-binding protein; this encodes MVRLYTQDLNIGYHEQLIVKNLNIQIPDQKITAIIGPNGCGKSTLLKTLTRIITPQSGTVVLDGKQIFHENTKILARKMAILPQTPESPGGLTVGELVSYGRFPYQKGFGHLTKKDYEVIDWALEVTGTIEFKYRPVDSLSGGQRQRVWIAMALAQETDIIFLDEPTTYLDMAHQLEVLELLQKLNVEQGRTIIMVLHDLNQAARFADYIIALKDGKIVKAGNGDEVMTRDVLKQVFHIDAEIGRDPRTNKPICLTYHLLKGE
- a CDS encoding iron-hydroxamate ABC transporter substrate-binding protein is translated as MKKLLIPFIVLIVLVMSACGGKTTENKDNSAAKEKEPETITYQSENGPIEVPAHPKRVVVLSSFAGHVMALGVNIVGVDQWSKMNPRFQDKLKNAEVVTDEDIEKIIELNPDLIIGLSNTKNVDKLSKIAPTVTYTYGKVDYLTQFLEIGKLLNKEKEAKAWIDDFKKRAQQAGEEIKAKIGENATVSVIENFDKQLYVFGNNWGRGTEILYQEMKLKMPKKVEEMALKQGYYALSLEALPQFAGDYLIISKNPDGDTSFQQTETYKNLPAVKNHRVFEANAKEFYFNDPITLEYQLDFFKKHFLGE
- a CDS encoding FecCD family ABC transporter permease gives rise to the protein MTAKTERSIPFIYKFIVAIFALAGMFLIAMVLGAANTTIKDVWLALTSHVKNEQILIIRELRLPREIAAVFVGAALATSGAIMQGITRNPLADPGLLGLTAGANAALAITMAFIPSANYFSITIACFIGAAVGSMMVFGIGAMKKGGFSPLRMVLAGAAVSTFLYAISEGVGIYFKISKDVSMWTAGGFIGTSWRQLQVIVPFIAIGMLISLFFSRQLTILSLNEEVAVGLGQKTTQIKTILFFAIILLTGASVALAGNMTFIGLMVPHIVRAMVGTDYRFVLPMSAILGATLTLLADTLGRTINAPYETPVAAIVAIMGLPFFLFIVHKGGKTLS
- a CDS encoding FecCD family ABC transporter permease, producing MIQSALIKKQRRILVILLILIMATIVIGMGTGYSSLSYDRLIPVLFGQGTFKEEFILFSIRLPRIVITLLAGMALALSGAILQGITRNDLADPGILGINSGAGVGVALFFLFFPIQSNSFAYLIPLIAFISALLTACFIYLLSYNRNAGFQPVRLVLIGVGFSMALSGAMIVLISSAERTKVDFIAKWLAGNIWGDDWPFILAILPWLIVLIPLTLYKANRLNILELNEPMAIGVGLEIQKERILLMITAVALAAAAVSVTGGIAFIGLMAPHIAKALIGPRNQLFIPIAILMGGWLLLFADTIGRNIADGIPTGIIVSLIGAPYFIYLLLRK